One part of the Candidatus Sericytochromatia bacterium genome encodes these proteins:
- a CDS encoding glycosyltransferase family 4 protein, which produces MKITLLASDENTAPLYRVRALAKLLQSRFTVQVLGFNARPDRLEADAPRDFPYQAFPLVVGSGYRRAEAELRRAITGDLVYAMKARPTSFGLALRHRRATGLPVVVDVDDWERAMIAPWSKYTLKNALYALPRLGDPNNYLATWLAERGLSQADGLTVVSRHFQQRHGGLLAPHYVDTDHYDPARYARGPLRERLGLGEEAVFVFAGIAHPSKGLGDLLAALQTLSGTRRAWRLLVVGPITPEARAIARTDPRVRLLGCKPPSDTPRYLAVADMVVLPQRPSAASLGQVPMKLLEAMAMGVPIVSTAVSDIPAVLAGCGVVVPPLAPRPLRAAIAELLSDPAAARAFGQAARARVLERYSWQTGAREIGDYLLAVRAGQRPDLPVAA; this is translated from the coding sequence GTGAAAATCACCTTGCTGGCATCCGACGAGAACACCGCCCCGCTCTACCGCGTGCGGGCGCTGGCGAAGTTGCTGCAGAGCCGTTTCACGGTACAGGTGCTGGGCTTCAACGCGCGGCCGGACCGGCTGGAGGCGGATGCCCCGCGGGACTTTCCCTACCAGGCCTTTCCGCTGGTGGTCGGCTCCGGCTACCGACGCGCCGAGGCGGAACTGCGCCGCGCCATCACGGGCGATCTGGTCTATGCCATGAAGGCCAGACCCACCTCCTTCGGGCTGGCCCTGCGCCATCGGCGCGCCACGGGCCTGCCCGTGGTGGTGGACGTGGATGACTGGGAACGGGCCATGATCGCCCCGTGGAGCAAGTACACCCTGAAAAACGCCCTGTATGCCCTGCCGCGGCTGGGCGATCCGAACAACTACCTGGCCACCTGGCTGGCCGAGCGAGGCCTGTCGCAGGCCGACGGCCTGACCGTCGTCAGCCGCCATTTCCAGCAGCGCCACGGTGGCTTGCTGGCGCCTCATTACGTCGACACCGACCACTATGATCCGGCCCGTTATGCGCGCGGGCCGCTGCGCGAACGGCTGGGGCTCGGCGAGGAGGCAGTGTTCGTCTTTGCCGGCATCGCGCACCCGAGCAAGGGGCTGGGCGACCTGCTGGCGGCCCTGCAGACCCTCAGTGGCACGCGACGCGCCTGGCGCCTGCTGGTGGTCGGGCCGATCACGCCGGAGGCCCGCGCGATCGCCCGCACCGACCCCCGGGTGCGCCTGCTGGGCTGCAAACCGCCCAGCGACACCCCCCGCTACCTGGCGGTGGCCGACATGGTGGTGCTGCCGCAACGCCCGAGCGCGGCCTCGCTGGGCCAGGTGCCGATGAAGCTGCTGGAGGCCATGGCCATGGGCGTGCCGATCGTCTCGACGGCTGTCAGCGACATCCCGGCGGTCCTGGCCGGCTGCGGCGTGGTGGTGCCGCCGCTGGCGCCGCGACCGCTGCGCGCGGCGATCGCCGAACTCCTGAGCGACCCGGCCGCCGCGCGGGCCTTCGGGCAGGCCGCCCGGGCGCGCGTGCTGGAACGCTATTCGTGGCAGACCGGCGCGCGTGAGATCGGCGACTACCTGCTGGCCGTCCGAGCCGGGCAACGCCCCGACCTGCCTGTGGCGGCGTGA
- a CDS encoding O-antigen ligase family protein, protein MTALGWSAPPEVARARGRQLVTLAAGGMLALAIALSVAELDRLALIGWFSLPLACLVFLHVEFGLACLLVYSTGLAWLIRMLPLGNTGPIGLVLDGLLLLMGVRLLADLLQRRDARIFRSPLTWWVGLFALYQGLEVLNPASPGLLFGLYGLRVTLRMLGFCLVIYYFRRRRRILRLLDGWLALLVGVACYGIFQHHHGLLWQEMAWLLSEGNAQTHILSGYVRVFSTVGDAATFGFLMAAGSLQALAMSLSASPARRLGLLLAIAPMLYGLTLSYSRGPVVALMAGTAALVLAARSWRLGLSVMVIASLGLGGLALSGSERLLDRLATATRPAEDASFNVRLDYIQQYLPEIARRPFGYGINTSGGNARKAAGEESVRDSVVGVPTDNYYFKVALELGWCGLLLWVGLNLTLLWHAYQVQRRLGDPALQGVALGLFSVLAAWLVGAFSNDIFAQKPIAEFFWMAVGLVVLLGQYRERSVAPVRRLWRRQPSAQAGPAARGRTA, encoded by the coding sequence GTGACGGCGCTGGGCTGGTCCGCGCCACCTGAGGTTGCCCGCGCGCGTGGCAGACAGCTCGTGACCCTGGCGGCGGGCGGGATGCTCGCGCTGGCGATCGCGCTCAGCGTCGCGGAGCTGGACCGACTCGCCCTGATCGGCTGGTTCAGCCTGCCGCTGGCCTGTCTGGTGTTCCTGCATGTCGAGTTCGGACTGGCCTGCCTGCTGGTCTATTCGACCGGCCTGGCCTGGCTGATTCGGATGCTGCCGCTCGGAAACACCGGGCCGATCGGGCTGGTGCTGGACGGCCTTTTGCTGCTGATGGGGGTGCGCCTGCTGGCCGACCTGCTGCAACGCCGCGACGCGCGCATCTTCCGATCGCCGCTCACCTGGTGGGTCGGCCTGTTCGCCCTCTATCAGGGGCTGGAAGTCCTCAACCCGGCCTCCCCGGGCCTGCTGTTCGGGCTGTACGGGCTGCGCGTCACGCTGCGCATGCTGGGCTTCTGCCTGGTCATCTATTACTTCCGCCGCCGCCGGCGCATCCTGCGCCTGCTCGACGGCTGGCTGGCCCTGCTGGTGGGCGTGGCCTGCTACGGCATCTTCCAGCATCACCACGGCTTGCTCTGGCAGGAGATGGCCTGGCTGCTCAGCGAGGGCAATGCCCAGACCCACATCCTGAGCGGCTACGTGCGGGTCTTCTCCACCGTCGGGGATGCGGCCACCTTCGGCTTTCTCATGGCGGCGGGCAGCCTGCAGGCCCTGGCCATGTCGCTCTCCGCCAGTCCGGCGCGGCGGCTGGGGCTGCTGCTGGCGATCGCCCCGATGCTCTACGGGCTGACGCTCAGCTATTCGCGCGGCCCGGTCGTGGCCCTGATGGCCGGCACGGCCGCCCTGGTGCTGGCGGCACGCAGCTGGCGGCTCGGCCTGAGCGTGATGGTGATCGCCAGTCTGGGCCTCGGCGGGCTGGCCCTGAGCGGCTCGGAGCGCCTGCTCGACCGCCTGGCCACCGCCACTCGACCGGCCGAGGACGCCAGTTTCAACGTCCGGCTGGACTACATCCAGCAATACCTGCCCGAGATTGCCAGACGCCCCTTCGGCTATGGCATCAACACCTCCGGCGGCAACGCGCGCAAGGCCGCCGGCGAGGAATCCGTGCGCGATTCCGTGGTCGGCGTGCCGACCGACAACTACTACTTCAAGGTGGCCCTCGAACTCGGCTGGTGTGGGCTGCTGCTGTGGGTCGGGCTGAACCTCACGCTGCTCTGGCACGCCTACCAGGTGCAGCGACGCCTGGGCGATCCCGCCCTGCAAGGCGTTGCGTTGGGCCTGTTCAGCGTGCTGGCCGCCTGGCTGGTGGGCGCCTTCTCCAACGACATCTTCGCGCAGAAGCCGATCGCGGAGTTCTTCTGGATGGCCGTCGGCCTGGTGGTGCTGCTCGGTCAGTATCGGGAGCGCAGCGTCGCACCGGTGCGACGCCTCTGGCGCAGACAGCCCTCGGCACAGGCGGGCCCGGCGGCCCGCGGGAGGACGGCGTGA